One genomic segment of Strix aluco isolate bStrAlu1 chromosome 9, bStrAlu1.hap1, whole genome shotgun sequence includes these proteins:
- the SEC62 gene encoding translocation protein SEC62 isoform X2: MMGHRVDYFIASKAVDCLLDSKWAKAKKGEEALFTTRESVVDYCNRLLKKQFFHRALKVMKMKPDKDTKKEKEKGKAESGKEEEKKGKKESGKDEKTKKEKEKEKKKDGEKEECKKDETPGTPKKKETKRKFKLEPHEDQVFLDGNEVYVWIYDPVHFKTFAMGLVLVIAVIAATLFPLWPAEMRVGVYYLSVGAGCFVASILLLAVARCILFLIIWLITGGRHHFWFLPNLTADVGFIDSFRPLYTHEYKGPKADLKKEEKSESKKQQKYDSEEKSDSEKKEEDDGKTEATRNSGTDGSGGERHSDTDSDRREDDRSQHSSGNGNDFEMITKEELEQQTDEGDCEEEEEEDTESRPSHEKS, encoded by the exons ATGATGGGCCACCGAGTGGATTATTTTATTG CCTCCAAAGCTGTGGATTGCCTCCTGGATTCTAAATGGGCAAAggcaaagaaaggagaagaggctTTATTTACAACCCGAGAGTCTGTAGTTGATTACTGCAACAG ACTCCTGAAAAAGCAGTTCTTTCATCGAGCATTAAAAGTGATGAAAATGAAACCTGACAAGGATacgaagaaagaaaaggaaaaaggaaaggctgaaagtgggaaagaagaggagaaaaagggcaagaaggaaagtGGCAAAGATGAAAAAActaagaaggagaaagaaaaggaaaagaaaaaggatggtgAAAAAGAGGAGTGTAAGAAG GATGAGACCCCAGGAACACCCAAGAAAAAGGAAACTAAGAGGAAATTTAAACTTGAGCCACATGAAGACCAAGTTTTCTTGGATGGAAATGAG GTCTATGTGTGGATCTATGACCCCGTTCACTTTAAAACTTTTGCCATGGGACTTGTCCTTG TGATTGCTGTTATAGCTGCAACTCTGTTCCCGCTATGGCCAGCAGAAATGCGTGTCGGTGTCTATTACCTCAGCGTAGGCGCAGGCTGTTTTGTCGCCAGTATTCTTCTTCTTGCCGTTG ctcGCTGCATCCTTTTCCTTATCATCTGGCTCATCACCGGAGGAAGGCATCACTTCTGGTTCCTGCCAAACCTTACAGCGGACGTGGGATTCATTGACTCCTTCAGGCCCCTGTACACACACGAATACAAAGGACCAAAAGCAGActtaaagaaagaggaaaaatcagaatccaaaaagcagcaaaaatacgACAGCGAGGAGAAATCAGATagtgagaagaaggaagaagacgATGGGAAAACAGAAGCAACGAGGAACTCGGGAACAGACGGCTCGGGAGGAGAGCGGCATTCAGACACTGACAGTGACAGGCGTGAAGACGACCGGTCCCAGCACAGTAGTGGAAATGGAAACGACTTTGAAATGATCACAAAAGAGGAACTGGAACAGCAAACGGACGAAGGGGAttgtgaagaggaagaggaggaagataccGAAAGCAGGCCTTCACATGAAAAATCATAA
- the SEC62 gene encoding translocation protein SEC62 isoform X1 has translation MAERRRHRKRIQEVGEPFKEEKAVAKYLRFNCPTKSTNMMGHRVDYFIASKAVDCLLDSKWAKAKKGEEALFTTRESVVDYCNRLLKKQFFHRALKVMKMKPDKDTKKEKEKGKAESGKEEEKKGKKESGKDEKTKKEKEKEKKKDGEKEECKKDETPGTPKKKETKRKFKLEPHEDQVFLDGNEVYVWIYDPVHFKTFAMGLVLVIAVIAATLFPLWPAEMRVGVYYLSVGAGCFVASILLLAVARCILFLIIWLITGGRHHFWFLPNLTADVGFIDSFRPLYTHEYKGPKADLKKEEKSESKKQQKYDSEEKSDSEKKEEDDGKTEATRNSGTDGSGGERHSDTDSDRREDDRSQHSSGNGNDFEMITKEELEQQTDEGDCEEEEEEDTESRPSHEKS, from the exons GAGGTCGGTGAGCCATTCAAAGAGGAGAAGGCTGTTGCTAAATACTTACGTTTCAACTGTCCAACAAAATCCACCAACATGATGGGCCACCGAGTGGATTATTTTATTG CCTCCAAAGCTGTGGATTGCCTCCTGGATTCTAAATGGGCAAAggcaaagaaaggagaagaggctTTATTTACAACCCGAGAGTCTGTAGTTGATTACTGCAACAG ACTCCTGAAAAAGCAGTTCTTTCATCGAGCATTAAAAGTGATGAAAATGAAACCTGACAAGGATacgaagaaagaaaaggaaaaaggaaaggctgaaagtgggaaagaagaggagaaaaagggcaagaaggaaagtGGCAAAGATGAAAAAActaagaaggagaaagaaaaggaaaagaaaaaggatggtgAAAAAGAGGAGTGTAAGAAG GATGAGACCCCAGGAACACCCAAGAAAAAGGAAACTAAGAGGAAATTTAAACTTGAGCCACATGAAGACCAAGTTTTCTTGGATGGAAATGAG GTCTATGTGTGGATCTATGACCCCGTTCACTTTAAAACTTTTGCCATGGGACTTGTCCTTG TGATTGCTGTTATAGCTGCAACTCTGTTCCCGCTATGGCCAGCAGAAATGCGTGTCGGTGTCTATTACCTCAGCGTAGGCGCAGGCTGTTTTGTCGCCAGTATTCTTCTTCTTGCCGTTG ctcGCTGCATCCTTTTCCTTATCATCTGGCTCATCACCGGAGGAAGGCATCACTTCTGGTTCCTGCCAAACCTTACAGCGGACGTGGGATTCATTGACTCCTTCAGGCCCCTGTACACACACGAATACAAAGGACCAAAAGCAGActtaaagaaagaggaaaaatcagaatccaaaaagcagcaaaaatacgACAGCGAGGAGAAATCAGATagtgagaagaaggaagaagacgATGGGAAAACAGAAGCAACGAGGAACTCGGGAACAGACGGCTCGGGAGGAGAGCGGCATTCAGACACTGACAGTGACAGGCGTGAAGACGACCGGTCCCAGCACAGTAGTGGAAATGGAAACGACTTTGAAATGATCACAAAAGAGGAACTGGAACAGCAAACGGACGAAGGGGAttgtgaagaggaagaggaggaagataccGAAAGCAGGCCTTCACATGAAAAATCATAA